The following are from one region of the Acidobacteriota bacterium genome:
- a CDS encoding beta-propeller fold lactonase family protein codes for MSSSIRWIEIILCLWIAVAVAGRANAQDYLVTNDDAYGISLYSIGARGVLSFAERIPGPGVGIQGGYFGMNRLAILNNGSQQCIFASEALTGDIAWMEFGSGMFQGVATGSPTDGGTSNGIGLAANSNYLYASFSDSSTIGTFQIQAGCALRLVNDVSVGGLRGGVIDGMAVHGNMLIVTYADGTIESFNTAAGSLVPNGDKQTSTASANGTTYPNGIDITQDGHFALFGDTSTATVVEVSDISLGRLMPTKVYRTHAGISSSNLILSPDETILYIISTQGDVVVAAFFDKATGQLSRGCTSGSLRHYGRAFSYLGGAALQQTTGNGGGVFVTEFGAPSSIASVNLTVSGGRCHLAEAQGSPVPDFYSGGLLSIGRFPPRSF; via the coding sequence TTGTCCTCGTCTATCCGTTGGATTGAGATCATCCTGTGCCTTTGGATTGCGGTCGCTGTTGCCGGTCGAGCAAATGCCCAGGACTATCTCGTGACCAACGACGACGCCTACGGTATTTCCCTTTACTCGATCGGAGCGCGGGGCGTTTTGAGTTTTGCCGAACGAATTCCCGGGCCGGGCGTCGGGATCCAAGGCGGATATTTCGGGATGAACCGCCTCGCCATTCTGAATAACGGATCCCAGCAATGCATCTTCGCGTCGGAAGCCTTGACCGGTGACATCGCGTGGATGGAATTCGGCAGCGGAATGTTCCAGGGAGTTGCGACGGGGTCACCGACTGATGGAGGCACATCGAACGGCATCGGACTTGCCGCGAATTCCAATTACCTGTATGCCAGCTTTAGCGACTCGAGCACCATCGGTACGTTTCAGATCCAAGCGGGTTGCGCGTTGCGTCTGGTCAATGATGTGTCCGTGGGCGGGCTGCGGGGTGGAGTCATCGACGGCATGGCGGTCCACGGCAACATGCTGATTGTCACGTACGCGGATGGCACCATCGAGTCCTTCAATACTGCGGCCGGTTCCCTCGTACCGAACGGAGACAAGCAGACATCAACCGCTTCGGCGAATGGCACGACTTATCCGAACGGGATTGACATCACGCAAGACGGACACTTTGCGCTCTTCGGAGACACGTCGACGGCCACGGTTGTGGAAGTGTCCGACATCTCGCTAGGCCGGCTGATGCCTACGAAGGTTTACCGGACGCATGCGGGCATCAGCTCCAGTAACTTGATTCTCAGTCCTGATGAGACGATCCTCTACATCATCAGTACGCAGGGGGACGTCGTCGTCGCTGCATTCTTCGATAAGGCCACGGGCCAGCTGTCGCGCGGATGTACATCGGGAAGCCTCAGACACTATGGAAGGGCGTTTTCGTATCTGGGCGGCGCCGCGTTGCAACAGACAACCGGCAATGGAGGCGGAGTCTTTGTTACAGAGTTTGGCGCCCCGTCGAGCATCGCCTCCGTCAATCTGACGGTGAGCGGAGGCAGGTGTCATCTGGCAGAGGCGCAAGGATCTCCCGTCCCCGACTTCTACAGCGGAGGGCTGCTTTCAATCGGGAGATTTCCTCCGCGGTCTTTTTAG